From a region of the Tachypleus tridentatus isolate NWPU-2018 chromosome 1, ASM421037v1, whole genome shotgun sequence genome:
- the LOC143230093 gene encoding uncharacterized protein LOC143230093 isoform X2: MPSVLPATLGQAQSLHNEMCFNNGSNTWVLDETSIKWSLNPMPPCTLLIVSYYLDAPSWDIENETLLVLFGTVV, encoded by the exons ATGCCTTCTGTGCTTCCAGCGACACTAGGACAAGCGCAGTCTCTTCACAAcgaaatgtgttttaataatggCTCCAACACGTGGGTGTTGGATGAAACATCAATCAAG TGGAGTTTGAACCCAATGCCACCATGCACACTGCTCATCGTATCCTACTATTTGGATGCTCCGTCGTGGGATATCGAGAACGAGACACTACTCGTGCTGTTTGGGACTGTGGTGTGA
- the LOC143230093 gene encoding peptidylglycine alpha-hydroxylating monooxygenase-like isoform X1, whose amino-acid sequence MPISFSTYIVEFEPNATMHTAHRILLFGCSVVGYRERDTTRAVWDCGVMGGVRRGSQYHRDPVCFEGSHIIYTLARDAPKLTLP is encoded by the exons ATGCCCATAAGTTTCAGCACCTACatag TGGAGTTTGAACCCAATGCCACCATGCACACTGCTCATCGTATCCTACTATTTGGATGCTCCGTCGTGGGATATCGAGAACGAGACACTACTCGTGCTGTTTGGGACTGTGGTGTGATGGGTGGAGTTAGGCGTGGATCCCAATATCACCGTGATCCTGTATGTTTTGAAGGTTctcacattatttacacattggcAAGAGATGCTCCAAAACTAACGTTACCATAA